From Lagenorhynchus albirostris chromosome 10, mLagAlb1.1, whole genome shotgun sequence, the proteins below share one genomic window:
- the LOC132527397 gene encoding uncharacterized protein LOC132527397 translates to MGKPLSRPDCLRQNPPCVGKGEEEEDLNIEDCYVPQRSIYDTVRLNEQIDSGSKGSLSSRHFTDRTLPYSHRTLDVSSLCSNGALASSSAFELRGRETHKLDEKMIFDALKLNSDIIRSTGLPKAKSHAEKKEHRRSWRMFVPANFMDYANKSESSFVEPPDLSDAVTKAGKCRGGSNSLTSEEDDSGLCSPPAEREEKQGILPGDPSQIRSLSSAEDIHIAEQYRPFFSVNSVSEQKIPLLSCRSAHLDDNFKTILHDVSPPEETKRVNGQREIRGENCCLQNDVKESTLKADPFILPREGENKCISNPREEGKTYGPGELQSTARSREFMGGSPEDLPLPHTGLGGNDVDGGSASLVENLTLLTQYDLEESNVASQEDMEAPLSAQEMEAIPMQCSPKFRAVRKKATARKTRARAGTLDPVCNGFHSVQVINGDGKFCDAQGLW, encoded by the coding sequence ATGGGCAAGCCGCTGAGCAGACCGGACTGTTTACGTCAGAATCCCCCCTGTGTAGGGAagggtgaggaagaggaggaCCTCAACATCGAGGACTGTTACGTCCCGCAGCGCTCCATCTACGACACGGTTAGGCTGAATGAGCAGATCGACTCTGGTTCCAAGGGGAGCCTGTCTTCCAGGCATTTCACAGATCGGACTTTACCCTACAGTCACAGAACACTGGATGTCAGTTCTTTATGCTCCAATGGTGCCCTTGCTTCTTCCAGTGCATTTGAGCTGAGAGGCCGTGAAACTCACAAACTCGATGAAAAGATGATCTTTGATGCCCTCAAACTAAATAGCGATATCATCCGAAGCACAGGATTACCCAAAGCCAAATCTCACGCAGAAAAGAAAGAGCATAGACGGTCATGGCGAATGTTCGTCCCAGCCAATTTTATGGATTATGCAAACAAAAGTGAAAGCTCTTTTGTTGAACCTCCTGATCTGTCAGATGCTGTTACCAAGGCTGGCAAGTGCAGAGGGGGTAGTAATTCTCTCACGTCGGAGGAGGATGACTCTGGGTTATGCAGTCCTCCAGCcgagagggaagaaaaacaggGCATTTTACCTGGAGATCCATCCCAAATTAGAAGCTTGTCTTCTGCTGAAGATATTCACATAGCAGAGCAATATAGaccctttttttctgttaattccGTCAGCGAACAGAAAATCCCCTTGCTTTCATGCAGAAGCGCCCACCTTGATGACAACTTCAAAACGATTTTACATGATGTTTCTCCACCAGAGGAAACAAAACGTGTCAACGGTCAAAGGGAAATCCGTGGTGAAAATTGCTGCCTGCAGAATGATGTCAAAGAGAGCACTCTTAAGGCTGACCCATTCATTTTGCcaagagagggagaaaacaaGTGTATTTCTAAccccagagaagaaggaaaaacatatGGACCAGGAGAATTACAAAGCACAGCACGAAGTAGGGAATTTATGGGAGGTTCTCCTGAGGATTTGCCTCTCCCTCACACAGGTCTGGGGGGAAATGATGTAGATGGGGGTAGCGCAAGTTTAGTAGAAAACCTGACATTATTGACACAATACGATTTGGAAGAATCCAACGTAGCATCTCAAGAGGACATGGAGGCTCCCCTTTCTGCCCAGGAGATGGAGGCGATCCCTATGCAATGCTCCCCCAAATTCAGAGCAGTAAGAAAGAAAGCCACTGCCCGAAAAACAAGGGCCCGGGCAGGAACCTTGGACCCTGTCTGTAATGGCTTTCACTCAGTTCAGGTAATTAACGGAGATGGGAAATTCTGTGATGCCCAAGGTCTGTGGTAG